From a single Anaerolineales bacterium genomic region:
- a CDS encoding N-acetylmuramoyl-L-alanine amidase: MESTKERRPPRKRRHRIPNAFFSTLGIAVLLATLFTAWTPNSIFASNLQEQLRILLTPQAETVPGLTTPQPQLRIGIVAGHMGNDSGAVCMDENGQVTLREVDINFQIATLVERSLTAKGYQVDLLNEFDTRLNGYRAVALVSIHNDSCQYINDEATGFKVAASLDTRDVNRAQRLTACLTDRYQQITGLTFHANSITRDMREYHAFSEIDPNTITAIIETGFMYLDRDLLTQQTNLVADGVIQGILCFINNESIFPTAIPVPTFAP, translated from the coding sequence ATGGAATCTACAAAGGAACGACGTCCTCCTCGCAAACGCAGACATCGCATCCCCAACGCTTTTTTTTCGACGCTGGGCATTGCGGTATTGCTTGCCACCCTTTTCACTGCATGGACTCCCAACAGCATCTTCGCCAGCAACCTGCAGGAACAACTGCGCATCCTGCTCACGCCGCAGGCGGAAACCGTTCCCGGACTGACCACTCCCCAGCCTCAGCTTCGCATCGGCATTGTGGCGGGACACATGGGCAACGATTCCGGCGCAGTCTGCATGGATGAAAATGGACAGGTAACATTAAGGGAAGTGGACATAAATTTCCAGATCGCAACTCTCGTGGAGAGAAGCCTGACAGCGAAAGGCTATCAGGTGGACCTGCTCAACGAGTTCGACACACGCTTGAACGGTTATCGCGCTGTGGCGCTGGTCTCCATCCATAACGACTCCTGTCAATACATCAACGATGAAGCGACCGGCTTCAAGGTGGCGGCGTCGCTCGATACGCGCGACGTCAACCGCGCCCAACGCCTGACCGCCTGCCTCACCGACCGCTACCAACAGATCACCGGCTTGACCTTCCACGCCAACAGCATCACAAGAGACATGCGCGAATATCACGCCTTCTCCGAGATCGACCCGAACACCATCACCGCCATCATCGAAACCGGCTTCATGTACCTCGACCGCGACCTCCTCACCCAGCAGACCAACCTCGTCGCCGACGGCGTGATACAAGGCATCTTGTGCTTCATCAACAACGAAAGCATTTTCCCGACCGCGATCCCCGTCCCAACCTTTGCACCATGA
- a CDS encoding DUF3597 domain-containing protein: protein MSFFSKILEKIGLKKDKDKPASTAATTTGASKPVAAATKPAASTISRPQKEGVHPHAEQKVAAPAPIEVVDVVANLEKMAAANPAQLNWKTSIVDLLKLLDLDSSFDARKELATELDCPADMMGDSAKMNTWLHKEVLKRIAQNGGNIPKELLDA, encoded by the coding sequence ATGAGTTTTTTCAGCAAAATTCTAGAGAAGATCGGTCTTAAGAAGGACAAAGATAAGCCGGCTTCGACCGCCGCGACGACCACAGGAGCATCAAAGCCTGTGGCTGCTGCGACCAAACCGGCTGCCTCCACGATCAGCCGCCCGCAGAAGGAAGGGGTGCATCCCCATGCAGAGCAGAAAGTCGCTGCGCCAGCCCCGATTGAGGTGGTGGATGTGGTTGCCAACCTTGAAAAGATGGCTGCCGCAAATCCGGCACAACTCAACTGGAAGACCTCGATCGTTGATCTGCTCAAGTTGTTGGATCTGGATAGCAGCTTCGATGCGCGCAAGGAATTGGCGACCGAGCTTGACTGCCCTGCAGATATGATGGGCGACTCCGCCAAGATGAATACCTGGCTTCACAAAGAGGTATTGAAGAGAATTGCTCAGAATGGCGGCAATATTCCGAAAGAACTGTTGGACGCGTAA
- the miaB gene encoding tRNA (N6-isopentenyl adenosine(37)-C2)-methylthiotransferase MiaB: MKYHIWTEGCQMNVADSQRVGSSLEHLGYILTEKPEEADVIVLNTCVVRQSAEDKALGRVSSFKKLKEQKPELVINLMGCLVGVRGAEKLKAKLPYVDVFSPPSDPGPLISHLTQGEIQSMEDAETTRRFLMMDEELILPQAEQGKLVSVHVPIVYGCSHACTFCIIPYKRGVERSRPVGDIVAEVRSLAKQGVKEVTLLGQIVDRYGKDIPDGPNLAALLRIIHEVEGIERIRFLTSHPNYFDDDLIQAIADLPRVMPHIELPIQAGDDTVLENMKRGYTQQNFRDLVAKIRNRIPDCSIATDIIVGFPGETEEQFMETYRVLSDLKLDVAHLARYSVREGTVATRRMEDNVTDEEKMRRFRMLEDQQEQIVGEINKKYLGETVDVLFEEKVKGRWRGRTPTNKLVFVETDEDLRGKLLPVTVTWTGPWSMQARLQNQPERVLIEF, encoded by the coding sequence ATGAAATATCACATCTGGACCGAAGGCTGTCAAATGAACGTGGCTGACTCCCAGCGGGTCGGCTCGTCACTTGAACATCTTGGTTACATTCTTACTGAAAAACCCGAAGAAGCGGACGTTATCGTCCTGAACACTTGCGTCGTGCGCCAGTCGGCGGAAGACAAGGCACTGGGCCGCGTCAGTTCATTCAAGAAACTGAAAGAACAAAAGCCCGAGCTTGTCATCAACCTGATGGGATGTCTCGTCGGCGTGCGCGGGGCGGAAAAACTCAAGGCGAAACTTCCCTATGTGGATGTCTTCTCGCCGCCATCCGATCCTGGACCGTTGATCTCGCATCTCACGCAGGGCGAGATCCAATCGATGGAAGATGCCGAAACGACACGCCGCTTCCTGATGATGGACGAGGAACTGATCCTGCCGCAAGCCGAGCAAGGCAAACTTGTTAGCGTTCATGTGCCCATCGTGTATGGTTGTTCGCACGCTTGCACCTTCTGCATCATCCCATACAAACGCGGCGTCGAACGTTCCCGTCCCGTCGGCGATATTGTGGCAGAAGTTCGCTCGCTGGCGAAGCAAGGCGTGAAAGAAGTCACCCTGCTCGGTCAGATCGTGGACCGCTACGGCAAGGACATCCCGGATGGTCCCAATCTCGCCGCGCTTCTGCGCATCATTCATGAGGTGGAAGGCATCGAGCGCATCCGGTTCCTGACCTCGCATCCGAATTACTTCGACGACGACCTCATTCAAGCCATTGCTGACCTTCCGCGCGTCATGCCGCACATCGAACTGCCCATCCAAGCGGGCGATGACACTGTGCTTGAGAACATGAAACGCGGATACACCCAGCAAAATTTCCGCGACCTCGTCGCTAAAATCCGTAACCGCATTCCAGATTGTTCCATTGCAACTGACATCATCGTTGGATTCCCTGGCGAGACCGAAGAACAATTCATGGAGACGTACCGCGTCTTATCGGACCTGAAACTGGATGTTGCCCATCTGGCTCGTTACTCCGTCCGTGAAGGGACCGTTGCCACCCGCCGCATGGAGGACAACGTCACAGACGAGGAAAAGATGCGCCGCTTCCGCATGTTGGAAGACCAGCAGGAACAGATCGTGGGCGAGATCAACAAAAAGTATCTCGGCGAAACTGTGGATGTCTTATTTGAAGAAAAAGTAAAAGGTCGCTGGCGCGGACGCACCCCCACCAACAAACTTGTCTTCGTAGAGACCGATGAAGACCTGCGCGGCAAGTTACTCCCCGTCACCGTCACCTGGACGGGACCCTGGTCCATGCAGGCGCGGCTGCAAAACCAGCCGGAAAGAGTCCTGATAGAATTTTAG
- a CDS encoding MFS transporter: protein MATATETKGIVFGKVELHHGVSRLNMSAFYFSAFITICLLSFVNLVQPYLLTEVLKVPLAEQGNVTGTVLFWHELVIIFIIGLAGSLSDKVGRRLIFAGSFLIVGVGYVLMIQSGAVWQLVLFRMLFAIGAAGATSMLSTVLADYAVDRDRGKANGIQGVMNGLGAMTAVFVLLKMPEWFKQGGMDTISAGQATYYVAAGLAVLAALLLWLGLKGPGIREHTQPERFFELIAKGVNAARDPGVLLGYGAAFVSRGDLAIVGTFLALWINKYGVTSGMGAADALARASIIVGVSQLAAFLGAPLFGVMADRMNRATALAVTNIISGFGYISLFLVDDPFSGAMFAAVAVAGAGNIGTVIATQVLIQQQAPAAIRGSVIGFFGLCGAIGILIATKFGGWLFDKWTESGPFVVFGLLSFVLATWAFAVRNKVQPVAE from the coding sequence ATGGCAACTGCAACCGAAACAAAAGGCATCGTCTTTGGCAAGGTGGAATTGCATCACGGCGTATCCCGCCTGAACATGAGCGCGTTCTATTTTTCGGCGTTCATCACCATTTGTTTGCTTAGTTTTGTCAACCTTGTCCAGCCATACTTGCTGACCGAAGTTCTCAAAGTCCCGCTGGCAGAGCAGGGCAATGTGACAGGCACAGTGTTGTTCTGGCACGAACTCGTCATCATCTTTATCATCGGGCTGGCGGGCAGTTTGTCCGATAAAGTTGGCAGACGGCTGATTTTTGCAGGCAGTTTTCTGATCGTTGGCGTGGGGTATGTGCTGATGATTCAGTCTGGGGCTGTCTGGCAGTTGGTGCTTTTCCGCATGCTCTTTGCCATCGGCGCGGCGGGCGCGACCAGCATGTTGTCCACTGTGCTTGCCGATTATGCCGTGGATCGCGACCGCGGCAAAGCCAACGGCATTCAGGGTGTGATGAATGGACTGGGTGCAATGACTGCGGTCTTTGTACTGCTCAAAATGCCCGAGTGGTTCAAACAGGGAGGCATGGATACTATCTCCGCAGGGCAGGCGACGTATTATGTCGCGGCAGGATTGGCGGTGCTCGCCGCTCTCTTGCTCTGGCTTGGTCTGAAAGGACCGGGCATTCGCGAACACACCCAGCCTGAACGCTTCTTTGAGTTGATCGCCAAAGGTGTCAACGCGGCGCGTGACCCTGGTGTTTTGCTAGGTTATGGCGCGGCATTCGTCTCACGCGGTGACCTCGCCATTGTTGGCACGTTTCTGGCGTTATGGATCAACAAGTACGGTGTTACGTCGGGGATGGGTGCTGCGGACGCGCTGGCGCGTGCCAGTATCATCGTGGGCGTTTCGCAATTGGCGGCATTTTTGGGTGCGCCTCTTTTCGGCGTCATGGCTGACCGCATGAACCGTGCCACGGCGCTTGCAGTGACCAATATCATTTCGGGCTTTGGGTATATCTCCCTCTTCCTGGTTGACGATCCCTTCAGTGGAGCGATGTTCGCGGCGGTGGCGGTGGCAGGTGCTGGCAATATCGGCACGGTGATCGCCACACAGGTGCTGATTCAGCAGCAGGCTCCCGCCGCCATCCGCGGCTCGGTAATCGGGTTCTTCGGTTTGTGTGGTGCGATTGGGATTTTGATCGCCACCAAATTTGGCGGCTGGCTGTTCGACAAATGGACGGAGTCGGGTCCGTTTGTGGTCTTTGGCTTGCTCAGTTTTGTGCTGGCAACCTGGGCGTTCGCCGTGCGGAATAAAGTGCAACCTGTAGCGGAATAA